In one window of Brenneria goodwinii DNA:
- a CDS encoding ABC transporter substrate-binding protein, which yields MYKKMTFAALMLAMLSASAVAKTTLMLYTSQPNEDAQMTVNAFEQAHRDIKVNWIRDGTTKLTARLQAELAAGGAAPDVLLISDSVTMESLRQQDLLAPYKSPEATRYDPSLYDAEGYYYGTKLITTGIAYHRQAPVKPASWQDLLKPELKNMTTMPSPLYSGAALIHLATLTNDPQLGWDYYQKLKENGAMPQGGNGAVLSAISSGSKAYGVLVDFMAIREKAKGAPIEFLFPQEGVSIVTEPVAMMKKAKNSEAAKAFIDFVLSEQGQQLVLKQGYLPARADLPVPEGFPPRDQIKLMAFDAGKALAEAEQNKQRFSQLFGSH from the coding sequence ATGTATAAGAAAATGACGTTTGCCGCGTTGATGCTGGCGATGCTTAGCGCTTCCGCAGTTGCGAAAACCACACTGATGCTTTACACCAGCCAACCCAATGAAGATGCCCAGATGACCGTCAACGCCTTTGAGCAGGCGCATCGGGATATCAAAGTGAACTGGATCCGCGACGGAACCACCAAACTCACCGCGCGCCTGCAGGCCGAACTGGCCGCCGGCGGCGCTGCCCCGGATGTGCTGCTGATCTCCGACAGCGTGACGATGGAGTCGCTCAGGCAGCAGGATCTGCTGGCGCCGTACAAATCGCCGGAAGCGACCCGCTACGATCCCTCGCTCTATGATGCCGAGGGCTATTACTACGGCACCAAGCTCATCACCACCGGAATCGCCTATCATCGTCAGGCGCCGGTCAAGCCCGCTTCATGGCAGGATCTGCTCAAACCTGAGCTGAAAAACATGACTACCATGCCCAGCCCGCTGTATTCCGGCGCCGCGCTTATTCATCTGGCGACGCTGACGAATGATCCGCAGCTTGGCTGGGACTATTACCAGAAGCTGAAAGAGAATGGCGCCATGCCCCAGGGCGGTAATGGCGCGGTGCTGAGCGCTATCTCATCCGGCAGCAAAGCCTACGGCGTACTGGTGGATTTCATGGCGATCCGTGAAAAAGCCAAAGGCGCGCCGATTGAGTTTCTGTTCCCGCAGGAGGGCGTAAGCATTGTGACCGAACCGGTCGCGATGATGAAGAAAGCCAAAAACTCCGAAGCCGCCAAAGCCTTTATCGACTTCGTACTGTCGGAGCAGGGGCAGCAACTGGTGCTGAAACAGGGCTATCTGCCGGCACGCGCCGATCTGCCCGTACCGGAAGGTTTCCCTCCGCGCGACCAGATCAAACTGATGGCATTCGATGCCGGCAAAGCGTTGGCCGAAGCCGAGCAGAACAAACAACGCTTTAGCCAACTGTTCGGAAGCCACTAA
- a CDS encoding DeoR/GlpR family DNA-binding transcription regulator, with protein sequence MTPEARRRAITMMVTEQGAQSIEQLAEHFGVSLQTVRSDVRELTERGLLLRRHGLVAPFARENIGYQQREIVNVAGKRWIGEQVAALLGEYQSCFLGTGTTVEMAARALPADIRLTVFTNNLHAAATLSQLPDCDLTVAGGQVRKRDLDIIGGDALAFFSRYRVAIGVVSVGGMGEAGELYDFNDDEVMARHALLAGAAIKVLVVDGTKFGRSALCQNGGIADFHYVVSDRPPSRQQRDVLQNTSTRWLCREKVEV encoded by the coding sequence ATGACACCGGAAGCACGCCGCCGCGCGATTACCATGATGGTAACCGAACAGGGAGCGCAAAGTATTGAGCAGTTGGCCGAACATTTCGGCGTATCGCTACAGACCGTGCGCAGCGATGTGCGGGAACTGACCGAACGGGGTCTGCTGCTGCGTCGGCACGGTCTGGTGGCGCCTTTCGCCCGGGAGAATATCGGCTATCAGCAGCGGGAAATCGTCAATGTCGCGGGTAAACGCTGGATTGGGGAACAGGTCGCCGCGCTGCTTGGCGAATATCAAAGCTGTTTTCTGGGAACGGGCACCACCGTTGAGATGGCGGCTCGCGCCCTGCCTGCCGATATCCGGTTGACCGTGTTCACCAATAACCTGCATGCGGCGGCAACGCTCAGCCAGTTGCCCGACTGCGACTTGACCGTGGCCGGCGGACAGGTGCGTAAACGGGATCTGGATATCATCGGCGGCGATGCGTTGGCGTTTTTCAGCCGCTATCGGGTGGCGATAGGCGTGGTGTCGGTGGGGGGAATGGGAGAAGCGGGAGAGCTTTACGACTTCAATGATGACGAGGTCATGGCGCGCCATGCGTTGCTGGCCGGCGCCGCGATAAAGGTGCTGGTGGTAGACGGCACCAAATTTGGCCGCTCAGCCCTTTGCCAAAACGGCGGTATTGCCGATTTTCACTACGTGGTCAGCGATCGGCCGCCCTCCAGACAGCAGCGTGATGTTTTGCAGAACACATCAACGCGCTGGCTGTGCCGGGAAAAAGTTGAAGTATGA